From a single Lewinella sp. LCG006 genomic region:
- a CDS encoding mandelate racemase/muconate lactonizing enzyme family protein has translation MKITKVEIIRENLELTRPYTIAFKTISDVENVFLVLELADGTRGIGCSAPSPGVTGESVEDSLRVLKEIAEPALHGATIQTFPAILASLRPLMLKQPAALAAVDVALHDAFTRHLGVRLVDWWGLQYKKLPTSITIGILSVEETLEQAREHMATGFRVIKLKTGRSVAEDVEVFTKLRATVGPDIAIRIDANQGYTPQDLIDFSKATQHLAVEFYEQPFPAGHDRGKVQAGDTLCGPAAQLTLPPDLRKLCAADEDLHNANDALMLATEGQPYGIFNIKLMKCGGVAEARRIAFVAERVGIELMWGCNDESIVSITAALHAALASNATRYLDLDGSLDLARDLVTGGFVLKDGYLHAGSGLGLGCDLI, from the coding sequence ATGAAAATCACCAAAGTAGAGATCATTCGGGAAAACCTGGAGCTTACTCGTCCATATACTATTGCGTTTAAAACCATCTCGGATGTGGAAAACGTCTTTCTCGTACTAGAGCTCGCTGATGGTACCCGTGGTATTGGTTGTTCTGCTCCCTCGCCGGGGGTCACGGGCGAAAGTGTTGAGGATAGCTTACGCGTACTTAAAGAAATAGCAGAGCCAGCTTTACATGGCGCTACGATACAGACCTTTCCCGCAATTTTGGCCAGCTTACGGCCATTAATGCTGAAGCAACCTGCGGCCTTGGCGGCGGTAGATGTGGCACTGCACGATGCCTTTACCCGTCATCTGGGGGTGAGATTGGTGGATTGGTGGGGGCTGCAATACAAGAAGTTACCTACCTCTATTACCATCGGAATCCTGTCGGTAGAAGAAACGCTGGAGCAAGCACGAGAGCACATGGCAACGGGCTTCCGGGTCATAAAACTAAAAACAGGAAGGAGTGTAGCTGAAGACGTTGAAGTGTTCACTAAACTTAGAGCGACCGTTGGCCCTGATATTGCTATCCGTATTGACGCCAACCAGGGATATACACCTCAAGACCTAATCGATTTTTCAAAAGCCACACAGCACTTGGCCGTAGAATTCTACGAGCAGCCGTTTCCCGCAGGCCACGACCGCGGCAAAGTACAGGCGGGTGATACCCTCTGTGGCCCAGCTGCCCAGCTGACGTTACCTCCGGATTTGCGCAAGCTTTGTGCTGCTGATGAGGATTTGCATAATGCCAATGATGCCCTAATGCTGGCAACAGAAGGGCAGCCTTACGGCATCTTTAATATAAAATTGATGAAATGTGGTGGCGTCGCGGAGGCTCGACGTATTGCCTTTGTTGCGGAACGTGTGGGGATTGAACTGATGTGGGGCTGCAATGATGAATCCATTGTTTCTATCACAGCTGCACTCCATGCGGCACTGGCGAGTAATGCTACCCGTTATCTGGATTTGGATGGCAGCCTGGACCTAGCCCGCGATTTGGTGACGGGTGGTTTTGTTTTAAAGGATGGGTATTTGCACGCCGGTTCAGGTTTGGGATTAGGGTGTGACTTGATCTAG
- a CDS encoding aminopeptidase P N-terminal domain-containing protein encodes MKYHPISAELFSFNRRRYAQLLKADSLAIFYANDLLPRSGDTFFPFRQNSELFFLTGIEQPETVLVLFPSCVKDGFEELVFVRRNEERLSRYEGDQLSKADVRRISGVDRVHWLDEMDTILHELMLLAKRVYVNLDEHDRFQSPVLTRNQRLAKELQMHYPAHKYHRSGPLLKRLRMIKSPLEMELIQQAVNITGAAFEQVLKMVEPGVHEYEVEAEITASFLRQRATGHAYEPIVASGANTCVLHYIQNNRPCRDGDLLLLDFGAEYGNYAADLTRTIPVNGRFSSRQRAVYDAVLRVQQAAIKLLLPGVSLEDYHKEVGQLMEEELLQLGLLDKTQVKNQDPAHPAYKRYFMHGTSHHLGLDVHDLSERYLPVQAGMVFTCEPGIYIPEEKIGIRLENNILVTDHGPKDLTQRIPIEAEAIEEWMNSKLVTNEF; translated from the coding sequence ATGAAGTACCATCCTATATCTGCCGAGTTATTCTCATTCAACCGCCGCCGCTATGCTCAGCTACTAAAAGCTGATAGTTTGGCGATTTTTTATGCCAATGATTTACTGCCTCGATCGGGTGATACTTTTTTCCCTTTTCGACAGAATAGTGAGTTGTTTTTCCTGACGGGCATAGAGCAACCGGAGACGGTGCTTGTGTTATTTCCCTCTTGTGTCAAGGATGGTTTTGAGGAGCTTGTGTTCGTTCGTAGAAACGAAGAGCGGTTATCTCGTTACGAAGGCGATCAATTGAGTAAAGCTGATGTTCGCCGGATATCTGGGGTGGATCGGGTGCACTGGCTGGATGAGATGGATACGATTCTACACGAGTTGATGCTGTTGGCCAAGCGGGTGTATGTCAATCTTGATGAGCACGACCGGTTCCAAAGCCCGGTACTCACCAGAAACCAAAGGTTGGCCAAGGAGTTGCAAATGCACTATCCAGCGCATAAGTACCACCGTTCCGGCCCGTTGCTCAAGCGGCTGCGCATGATCAAGTCACCCTTGGAGATGGAACTCATCCAGCAAGCGGTCAATATTACCGGAGCAGCTTTTGAGCAAGTCTTGAAAATGGTGGAACCGGGAGTACATGAATATGAAGTAGAAGCGGAGATCACCGCCAGCTTTCTTCGGCAGCGAGCTACGGGGCATGCGTATGAACCCATTGTAGCCAGCGGGGCGAATACCTGTGTGTTGCATTACATCCAAAATAACCGTCCGTGTCGCGACGGAGATTTACTGCTCCTTGATTTTGGGGCAGAGTACGGCAATTATGCTGCTGATCTTACTCGAACGATTCCCGTCAATGGCCGTTTCAGTAGCCGACAGCGAGCGGTATATGATGCTGTGTTGAGGGTGCAACAGGCGGCCATAAAGTTATTGCTGCCAGGCGTAAGCCTTGAGGATTACCACAAGGAAGTAGGTCAACTGATGGAGGAGGAACTCCTACAGCTTGGTTTACTAGATAAAACACAAGTAAAAAACCAAGATCCGGCTCACCCTGCTTACAAACGCTATTTTATGCATGGTACCAGCCATCACTTAGGTTTAGATGTTCACGACCTCAGTGAGCGCTATCTGCCCGTACAGGCAGGCATGGTGTTTACGTGTGAACCAGGCATTTATATTCCAGAAGAAAAAATAGGTATCCGGCTAGAAAACAACATTCTGGTTACCGACCACGGCCCTAAGGATTTGACTCAACGCATCCCTATCGAAGCCGAAGCTATCGAAGAATGGATGAATAGTAAGCTCGTTACGAACGAATTTTAA
- a CDS encoding thiamine pyrophosphate-dependent enzyme — MPSERQEILRDYYICCLSRELSLVIRRDVLTGRAKFGVSDDGKELFQVAMAKAYQAGDWRADYYRGHTLLLALDLAKPEDILAQLYADPENDPFSGGRQMVGHHMTPNTNAEGDWIPQLSQVNLSSDISTTGGQMARATGLAYASKVYRETKHLKAPSFSDNGQEVCFCCIGDASTSEGAFWESLNAAGVLQIPLAVTVADDGYGISVPTEYQTIKGSISAALAGFAAEGDQEGMAIYRIKGWDYPALCEAYTKGIKQVRKAHQPALYHIEELTQPQGHSTSGSHERYKSEERLNWEQEYDCNRQFRLWMLATEIAEEEELLELEAKAKAVITEARTQAWDNFRQPIKLLQEQLNQVIQSLPSSEAKDHALKEIAQLRTPSRSELLSIARRLQFAFYGQETPALTQFIAQEKQHLQQLYSSHHLSESPKAALRVPAVAATYPTTAKNINGFEVINHFFDRALARIPELYIFGEDVGKIGGVNQGMAGLQEKYGEHRVFDTGIREWTIVGQAIGMAMRGLRPVAEIQYLDYLIYAFSPLSDDAATLRWRSNGLQQAPLIIRTRGHRLEGIWHSGSPMSVLLGGLRGMHLCVPRNMVQAIGMYNTLLQSDDPGIVIECLNGYRLKESLPDNLDTFTVPLGVPETIREGADLTVVTYGACIRIVDEAAATLSKMGIEIEIIDVQTLWPFDLEHRISASLRKTNRLLVVDEDVPGGAAAYIMQHILEDQGGYFQLDATPSTLTGTAYRPPYGDDGNYISKPNVEDVVEKVLEVIAE, encoded by the coding sequence ATGCCTTCAGAACGTCAAGAGATATTGCGGGATTACTATATCTGCTGTCTCAGTCGTGAACTCAGCCTGGTCATTCGCCGGGATGTACTGACGGGCCGCGCCAAATTTGGTGTTTCAGACGATGGCAAAGAGTTGTTTCAAGTAGCTATGGCCAAAGCTTACCAAGCTGGTGATTGGCGCGCTGATTATTACCGCGGGCACACCCTACTTCTGGCCCTCGATTTGGCTAAGCCCGAAGATATCCTTGCGCAGTTGTACGCCGATCCGGAAAACGACCCCTTCAGCGGTGGTCGCCAGATGGTAGGTCACCATATGACTCCCAACACCAATGCGGAGGGAGATTGGATTCCTCAACTTTCACAAGTCAACCTGTCCTCCGATATTTCTACCACTGGTGGGCAAATGGCACGCGCCACTGGCCTGGCTTACGCCAGTAAAGTTTATCGCGAAACCAAGCACCTCAAGGCACCTAGTTTTTCTGACAATGGTCAGGAGGTATGTTTTTGCTGTATTGGAGATGCCAGCACTAGTGAAGGTGCTTTTTGGGAAAGCCTCAACGCCGCCGGCGTACTTCAAATTCCCCTAGCCGTTACAGTGGCCGACGACGGCTACGGTATCTCTGTACCTACTGAGTACCAAACCATAAAAGGGAGCATCAGTGCTGCACTGGCCGGATTTGCCGCCGAAGGCGACCAGGAAGGCATGGCTATTTACCGCATTAAAGGCTGGGATTATCCTGCACTTTGTGAAGCATATACCAAGGGGATCAAGCAAGTACGTAAAGCACACCAACCTGCCCTCTACCACATAGAAGAATTGACCCAACCACAGGGGCATTCCACCTCTGGTTCGCACGAACGCTACAAAAGTGAAGAGCGCCTGAATTGGGAACAGGAATACGACTGTAACCGACAGTTTCGCCTGTGGATGCTAGCTACCGAAATCGCAGAAGAAGAGGAACTACTGGAGTTGGAAGCCAAAGCCAAAGCTGTCATTACCGAAGCCAGAACCCAGGCCTGGGATAATTTCCGGCAACCCATCAAACTCCTCCAGGAGCAACTCAACCAAGTCATTCAAAGCCTCCCAAGCAGCGAGGCAAAAGATCACGCGCTCAAAGAGATAGCTCAGTTGCGCACCCCCAGTCGTTCAGAGCTCTTAAGCATTGCCCGCCGCTTGCAGTTTGCTTTCTACGGGCAGGAAACACCCGCTCTCACGCAATTCATTGCACAAGAAAAACAGCATCTTCAGCAACTTTATAGTAGTCATCACCTCAGCGAAAGTCCCAAAGCTGCGCTGCGGGTTCCTGCGGTAGCCGCCACCTATCCGACCACTGCCAAAAACATCAACGGTTTTGAAGTGATCAACCATTTTTTCGACCGGGCATTAGCGCGTATTCCTGAGCTATACATCTTCGGCGAGGATGTGGGCAAGATAGGCGGAGTCAATCAGGGCATGGCAGGTTTACAAGAAAAATACGGCGAGCATCGCGTCTTTGATACGGGCATCCGTGAGTGGACGATCGTAGGCCAAGCCATAGGTATGGCCATGCGTGGCCTGCGTCCCGTGGCCGAAATTCAGTACCTCGATTACCTGATCTACGCATTCTCTCCCCTCTCCGATGATGCGGCGACGCTGCGCTGGCGTAGCAATGGCCTACAGCAGGCTCCCCTGATCATTCGTACCCGTGGGCATCGCCTGGAAGGGATCTGGCACTCGGGATCACCCATGAGTGTGCTGCTCGGCGGCTTGCGCGGAATGCACCTGTGTGTGCCTCGCAACATGGTGCAGGCTATCGGCATGTACAATACCTTGCTCCAAAGCGACGACCCCGGTATTGTGATCGAATGCCTCAATGGCTACCGACTCAAAGAAAGCTTACCCGACAACCTCGACACCTTTACCGTACCTCTCGGGGTACCCGAAACCATTCGGGAAGGTGCCGATCTTACGGTCGTTACCTATGGTGCCTGTATTCGCATCGTCGACGAAGCTGCTGCTACCCTGTCCAAAATGGGCATAGAGATCGAAATTATTGATGTGCAAACGCTTTGGCCTTTTGACCTAGAGCATCGCATCAGTGCCAGTTTACGCAAAACCAATCGCCTGCTCGTCGTCGATGAAGATGTTCCTGGTGGTGCCGCCGCCTACATCATGCAACACATCCTGGAGGACCAAGGTGGCTATTTCCAACTAGATGCTACACCAAGCACACTGACAGGTACAGCCTACCGACCTCCCTATGGCGACGATGGCAACTACATCAGCAAGCCCAATGTGGAAGATGTGGTGGAAAAGGTCTTGGAAGTGATAGCGGAGTAG
- a CDS encoding DUF2237 family protein gives MDTSAKNVLGTELQTCSTNPLTGYYRNGCCHTGPQDSGRHVICAQMTEEFLHFTASKGNDLMTPQPHYQFPGLKAGDRWCLCALRWREAYEAGVAPPVILAATHAQVLQYVTIDMLHAHELTNP, from the coding sequence ATGGATACTTCCGCCAAAAATGTGCTGGGCACCGAACTGCAAACTTGCTCCACCAATCCCCTGACGGGCTATTACCGCAATGGTTGCTGCCATACCGGACCGCAAGACAGTGGCCGCCACGTCATTTGTGCCCAGATGACCGAGGAATTCCTACACTTTACAGCCAGCAAAGGCAACGACTTGATGACGCCGCAACCTCACTATCAGTTTCCTGGTCTAAAGGCTGGTGACCGCTGGTGTTTATGCGCCCTCCGCTGGCGAGAAGCTTACGAAGCGGGGGTAGCACCGCCAGTGATCCTGGCCGCTACGCACGCACAGGTGCTCCAATATGTCACCATAGATATGCTCCACGCGCACGAGCTTACCAATCCATAA
- a CDS encoding crotonase/enoyl-CoA hydratase family protein yields the protein MYTSFLVHIDQHIATVSFNRPDKANALHEKAWEEMPLIFRELHEHPEVRVIILQGEGRNFCAGIDLTVLMNLQRFHTISCEGRKREALRGFIFKLQNAITAIEECRKPVIAAIHGACIGGGVDIIAACDMRYCTEDAYFSIKEIDLGLVADIGTLQRLPKILQPGIVAEMAYTGRNVAGTEAAAIGLCNRTYPSQEDLQKGVLELATTIATKSPLCIRGTKEILLYARDHTVAESLNYMTAWNASMLLSNDLLEAFAANMEKRSPKFEG from the coding sequence ATGTATACCTCTTTCCTCGTTCACATCGATCAGCACATTGCTACCGTCAGTTTCAATCGGCCAGATAAGGCCAACGCGCTCCACGAGAAGGCTTGGGAGGAGATGCCCTTGATCTTCCGCGAACTGCACGAGCATCCTGAGGTGAGGGTGATTATCCTGCAAGGCGAAGGACGCAATTTTTGCGCTGGCATTGACCTTACGGTGTTAATGAATCTGCAACGCTTCCATACCATCTCTTGTGAAGGGCGCAAGCGCGAGGCCCTGCGTGGGTTTATCTTCAAATTGCAAAACGCGATCACCGCCATCGAGGAGTGCCGCAAGCCAGTGATTGCCGCCATTCATGGTGCCTGCATCGGTGGTGGAGTAGATATTATAGCTGCTTGCGATATGCGCTATTGTACCGAGGACGCCTATTTTTCCATCAAGGAAATCGACCTGGGTTTGGTGGCCGATATCGGCACCTTGCAGCGCTTACCCAAAATTTTGCAACCTGGCATCGTCGCTGAAATGGCCTATACTGGCCGCAATGTTGCAGGTACAGAAGCCGCCGCCATTGGTCTTTGTAACCGTACCTATCCTAGCCAGGAAGACCTCCAAAAAGGTGTATTAGAACTTGCTACAACCATCGCTACGAAATCTCCTCTCTGCATTCGGGGCACCAAAGAAATCCTGCTCTACGCTCGTGACCATACGGTAGCCGAATCCCTCAATTACATGACCGCCTGGAATGCCTCCATGCTGCTCTCAAATGACCTGCTGGAAGCATTTGCCGCCAATATGGAAAAACGTAGCCCGAAGTTTGAAGGGTGA
- a CDS encoding NAD(P)/FAD-dependent oxidoreductase — translation MAVASFKPHLKILIIGAGPAGAAAAIFAARNGWEVSLLDRRSDVLTTDPVEPKVGESLPPSVQPLLMELGLWEDFQHTSHLPTYGIQSLWGSDRVIHRDYLAHPLGQGWHLDRRVFEKQLVHKAVDTGADLIIGAVMQNAKFVADQWEVSWLNDGQPTQERFDFILDGSGRNAWLARRQGVARLYEHQQLALIRFLKMPTDFLDSTGLIETTPSGWWYTALIPGNRLATTFFCRPGKEDRETWGTGAGWKQLYEAAPHTAARITKATDALTTPRFIAADSSRLESFYGPGWLSIGDAALTLDPVSSHGITMALVTARDAVGAIQQKQAGRSDAFTAYDALLSATFNQYAHQRMQLYRSERRFTGSTYW, via the coding sequence ATGGCGGTAGCATCATTCAAACCTCACTTAAAAATACTCATCATTGGTGCCGGACCGGCGGGAGCAGCAGCAGCCATATTCGCCGCTCGTAATGGGTGGGAGGTGAGCTTGCTCGACCGCCGGTCTGATGTGTTGACCACTGATCCAGTGGAGCCAAAAGTAGGGGAGAGCCTACCCCCATCGGTACAACCTTTGCTCATGGAGCTCGGGCTTTGGGAAGACTTTCAGCATACCAGTCACTTGCCTACTTACGGTATCCAATCCCTGTGGGGAAGTGATAGGGTAATACATCGGGATTACCTGGCACATCCCCTGGGGCAAGGCTGGCACCTGGATCGGCGGGTGTTTGAAAAGCAATTGGTGCATAAAGCGGTTGATACAGGCGCGGACCTGATCATAGGAGCGGTAATGCAGAACGCCAAATTTGTAGCCGACCAATGGGAAGTAAGCTGGCTAAACGATGGTCAACCCACACAAGAGCGTTTTGATTTCATCCTTGATGGTAGCGGACGCAATGCTTGGCTGGCTCGCCGACAAGGAGTTGCTCGTTTGTATGAACACCAACAACTGGCCTTGATCCGCTTCCTGAAAATGCCAACAGATTTTTTAGATAGCACTGGATTAATTGAAACCACACCTTCGGGTTGGTGGTATACTGCGCTGATACCTGGCAACCGCTTGGCGACCACCTTTTTCTGCCGACCAGGAAAGGAAGACCGAGAAACATGGGGGACAGGAGCCGGTTGGAAGCAGCTTTACGAAGCGGCTCCCCACACCGCTGCACGCATCACTAAGGCCACTGATGCACTCACTACGCCACGCTTCATAGCAGCAGATAGTAGTCGGTTGGAGTCCTTCTACGGGCCAGGCTGGTTGTCCATCGGAGACGCGGCGCTCACCCTCGATCCTGTCTCCTCGCACGGCATCACCATGGCCCTGGTGACTGCTCGTGATGCCGTCGGTGCCATCCAGCAAAAACAAGCTGGCCGGTCCGATGCTTTCACCGCTTATGATGCCTTACTTTCCGCCACCTTCAACCAATATGCTCACCAACGAATGCAGTTGTACCGAAGTGAGCGGAGGTTTACAGGGAGTACGTACTGGTAG